Proteins found in one Nitrospinota bacterium genomic segment:
- the fliQ gene encoding flagellar biosynthesis protein FliQ: protein MTPDFIVSFSAEALKMALLIAAPMLGFGLVIGVLISMFQAVTSIQEMTLTFIPKILAVMFSILVFFPWMIEMMINYTAKVIINIPMYVR from the coding sequence ATAACCCCGGATTTCATAGTAAGTTTCTCCGCCGAGGCGCTGAAGATGGCCCTGCTCATCGCCGCCCCCATGCTGGGGTTCGGCCTGGTGATCGGCGTGCTCATATCCATGTTCCAGGCGGTCACCTCCATACAGGAAATGACGCTCACGTTCATTCCGAAAATACTGGCCGTCATGTTCTCGATCCTGGTGTTCTTCCCGTGGATGATCGAGATGATGATCAACTACACCGCCAAGGTGATAATAAACATCCCGATGTACGTAAGGTGA
- a CDS encoding FliO/MopB family protein, with the protein MKKLLIIAVSVFMTLVFASKAHAGTDISRLVRLESVMAEQGDDGERVTLKFAKDWRSKPRPSFYPKSIQMDVEGAYISPAKREFKLKGKLFTSATVSQVAANTVRVRLFMKGDPRNYSGNWTGSASGDKMILDIFKDRSAMESENLAAKSIKEKEAAAPAPVVKETPLAKSEAPAMAEKAVESVNESASKPAASAAVSHASAIVEDKSVKSFGFLAKPALAAEKSAVWSAQGTAPGTTQGTGQNSGKSFLNYEDPKVPEAPSMTGMAVKMVASLALVLSLVFALSWVAKKYMGKFGGAFGSGGVVKILASGSIGMKKQIAVVDVAGEVIVLGISGDNITMLTTIEDQESADRLRRGSGTGTSGSVGGGMGMSGGPKANSPAGALQKALEALRIGKVKTAPEIPPAIIDEEDPDTFAGSLAGITGRQVADKYASARTGRIEVKGEEESRISREDLLKKVTGAIKARNGSMRLA; encoded by the coding sequence GTGAAAAAGTTATTAATCATCGCCGTGTCGGTTTTCATGACGCTTGTGTTCGCGTCCAAAGCTCACGCCGGGACCGATATTTCGCGTCTGGTCCGGCTGGAGAGCGTTATGGCCGAGCAGGGGGACGACGGCGAGCGGGTGACCTTGAAATTCGCAAAGGACTGGCGGAGCAAACCGCGCCCTTCCTTTTATCCCAAGTCCATACAGATGGACGTGGAAGGGGCGTATATCTCCCCCGCCAAGCGGGAGTTCAAGCTTAAAGGAAAACTTTTCACCAGCGCCACAGTGTCGCAGGTGGCGGCCAACACCGTCCGTGTGCGGCTTTTCATGAAAGGCGATCCGCGGAACTATTCGGGCAATTGGACCGGATCGGCCTCCGGCGACAAGATGATACTGGATATATTCAAGGATCGCTCCGCCATGGAAAGTGAAAACCTGGCCGCAAAATCCATAAAGGAAAAAGAGGCCGCGGCCCCGGCCCCGGTGGTGAAAGAAACGCCGCTGGCAAAGTCCGAGGCGCCGGCGATGGCCGAAAAGGCTGTCGAGTCCGTTAATGAATCAGCGTCAAAACCGGCCGCATCCGCCGCCGTTTCGCATGCTTCGGCAATTGTGGAAGACAAATCGGTAAAATCTTTCGGCTTCCTGGCAAAACCGGCGCTGGCGGCAGAGAAATCGGCGGTATGGAGCGCCCAGGGGACCGCGCCGGGGACCACGCAGGGAACCGGGCAGAACAGCGGCAAGAGCTTCTTGAACTACGAAGATCCGAAAGTCCCGGAGGCCCCCAGCATGACCGGGATGGCGGTGAAGATGGTGGCGTCACTGGCGCTGGTGCTAAGCCTTGTGTTCGCCCTTTCGTGGGTGGCCAAAAAATATATGGGCAAATTCGGCGGAGCCTTCGGAAGTGGCGGGGTGGTGAAAATCCTCGCGTCCGGCTCCATCGGGATGAAAAAACAGATAGCGGTGGTGGACGTGGCCGGCGAGGTGATCGTGCTGGGCATATCCGGCGACAACATCACAATGCTCACCACAATAGAGGACCAGGAATCCGCCGACAGGCTTCGCAGGGGCTCCGGTACCGGAACTTCCGGAAGCGTTGGCGGCGGCATGGGCATGTCTGGCGGCCCGAAGGCCAATTCACCCGCCGGAGCGCTTCAAAAGGCGCTGGAGGCGTTGAGGATCGGCAAGGTGAAGACTGCTCCGGAGATTCCTCCGGCCATAATTGACGAAGAGGATCCCGACACCTTCGCGGGGAGCCTGGCCGGGATCACCGGGAGGCAGGTGGCGGACAAATACGCGTCGGCCCGCACCGGCAGGATAGAGGTGAAGGGCGAGGAAGAAAGCCGCATAAGCCGGGAGGACCTGCTCAAAAAGGTCACCGGCGCCATAAAGGCCAGGAACGGCTCTATGAGGCTTGCGTGA
- the fliP gene encoding flagellar type III secretion system pore protein FliP (The bacterial flagellar biogenesis protein FliP forms a type III secretion system (T3SS)-type pore required for flagellar assembly.) yields MVSAAAVLLIAPDAYAQGGGGFPSLNVSLEESAEPAKVATGIKVMVLLTVLSLAPSIFISLTSFVRIIVVMHFLRQAIGTQTAPPNQVIAALAMFLTFFVMQPVFSKMYYDSFVPYTQEKISTQAAYDKAISPLRTFMLNQTREKDLALFVEMAKLERPQTIEDVPTYVVIPAFIISEMRTSFTIGFLIYIPFLVLDMVIASVLMSMGMMMLPPVMISLPFKLMLFVLVDGWYLMAGSLMKSFVM; encoded by the coding sequence ATGGTCTCGGCCGCCGCCGTGTTGCTGATAGCCCCGGACGCTTATGCCCAGGGGGGCGGGGGTTTCCCGTCGCTCAACGTTTCGCTGGAGGAAAGCGCCGAGCCGGCCAAGGTGGCCACGGGCATCAAGGTGATGGTGCTGCTCACGGTGCTCTCCCTGGCCCCGTCCATATTCATATCGCTCACCTCGTTCGTGCGGATCATCGTGGTCATGCACTTTTTGCGGCAGGCCATCGGCACCCAGACGGCCCCGCCAAACCAGGTGATCGCCGCGCTGGCCATGTTCCTTACATTTTTTGTGATGCAGCCTGTGTTCTCGAAAATGTATTACGACTCCTTCGTCCCATACACGCAGGAAAAGATAAGCACACAGGCCGCCTACGACAAGGCCATATCGCCGCTGCGCACTTTCATGCTCAACCAGACCAGGGAAAAAGACCTGGCGTTGTTCGTGGAAATGGCGAAGCTGGAACGGCCGCAGACCATAGAAGACGTGCCGACATACGTGGTGATCCCGGCGTTCATCATCTCGGAGATGAGGACGTCGTTCACGATAGGGTTCCTGATATACATCCCGTTCCTGGTGCTGGACATGGTGATAGCCTCCGTGCTCATGTCCATGGGCATGATGATGCTGCCGCCTGTGATGATCTCGCTTCCGTTCAAGCTGATGCTGTTCGTGCTGGTGGACGGATGGTACCTGATGGCCGGGTCGCTGATGAAAAGCTTCGTGATGTGA